One window of Candidatus Bathyarchaeia archaeon genomic DNA carries:
- a CDS encoding translation initiation factor, with translation MAEICQVCGLPKDICVCGEISKDQQRIRVRLEKRKWNKPATIIEGIDAKSVDLGKLVTELKSFCACGGTAKNNQIMLQGDHRERTKDKLVQLGFSENNIEVQ, from the coding sequence ATGGCGGAAATCTGTCAGGTATGCGGTCTACCTAAAGACATATGCGTATGCGGTGAGATCAGTAAAGACCAACAGCGCATCAGAGTCCGGCTTGAGAAACGGAAGTGGAATAAACCCGCCACGATTATTGAGGGCATAGATGCTAAGAGTGTTGATCTGGGCAAGTTAGTTACCGAACTGAAAAGTTTCTGCGCCTGTGGCGGGACTGCAAAGAACAACCAAATCATGCTGCAAGGTGACCATAGGGAGAGAACTAAGGATAAACTTGTGCAGCTTGGGTTTTCTGAAAACAATATAGAAGTGCAGTAG
- a CDS encoding triphosphoribosyl-dephospho-CoA synthase, translated as MKYNTSAIIQRVYVEMNLNFKVEEARQRLAEDISIAGQLAIVLEVAGYPKPGNVHRFHDFRDTRFEHFLAGGVAVGPSLKTAALRGIEARLGMRQMSEIGLGAAIYSCVEAARRWHKGGNTLLGVAALIVPLAAGAGMAAVEGKSPDPRALRQSTTLAMKFTTVEDAVEFYRAVASAGAGGLGVVEGAAAPDVANSSAEEELKLKGLRLIDVMRVSAEWDEVSREWVEEMNVTFQIGHPTIVEVFKQTGDINIATVHCYLKILSNRPDTLIARKLGLEAAKVVSKKAGEVLAAGGLLTAEGRRSLEIFDINLREDNRYNPGTTADLTAASLMVAILTGLRF; from the coding sequence GTGAAATATAACACATCAGCAATTATTCAGCGGGTATACGTTGAAATGAATCTTAACTTTAAAGTCGAGGAGGCAAGGCAGAGGTTAGCTGAAGACATATCCATAGCAGGCCAACTTGCAATAGTATTGGAAGTAGCCGGATACCCAAAACCGGGAAACGTTCACCGCTTCCACGACTTCAGGGATACACGATTCGAACACTTTCTGGCCGGTGGGGTGGCAGTGGGGCCGAGTCTGAAGACTGCAGCCCTCAGGGGGATTGAGGCACGACTGGGTATGCGGCAGATGAGTGAAATTGGCCTCGGAGCGGCTATTTATAGCTGTGTGGAAGCTGCGAGGAGGTGGCATAAGGGGGGGAACACTCTTCTGGGGGTAGCAGCCCTCATAGTTCCTTTGGCAGCTGGGGCTGGCATGGCGGCAGTGGAGGGTAAATCCCCTGACCCCAGGGCACTCCGGCAAAGTACCACTCTGGCGATGAAGTTCACCACAGTGGAGGATGCTGTGGAGTTTTATAGAGCCGTGGCTTCCGCTGGGGCTGGTGGACTGGGTGTAGTTGAGGGAGCAGCAGCCCCTGATGTAGCAAACTCCTCAGCTGAGGAGGAACTCAAGTTGAAGGGGCTAAGGCTGATCGACGTTATGAGGGTAAGTGCAGAATGGGATGAGGTGTCTAGGGAGTGGGTTGAGGAGATGAATGTTACCTTTCAAATCGGTCATCCAACCATAGTGGAAGTCTTCAAGCAGACCGGTGACATCAACATCGCGACAGTCCATTGTTACTTAAAGATACTCTCTAACCGGCCTGATACTCTGATAGCGCGAAAGCTAGGCTTGGAAGCGGCGAAGGTTGTTTCTAAGAAAGCAGGGGAAGTGCTGGCGGCTGGCGGGCTCTTGACAGCGGAGGGTCGAAGGTCTCTCGAGATCTTCGACATCAACCTGAGAGAAGATAACAGATATAACCCTGGCACAACTGCAGATCTGACTGCTGCCTCCCTTATGGTAGCGATACTGACTGGTCTCAGGTTCTAG